A genome region from Micromonospora inyonensis includes the following:
- a CDS encoding TIGR02679 family protein, protein MTDGRGEPPSDRSAAHPSLVPTGRHRPDGPADLVDQPGWRRLLAAARRSIERTGGRLDTTVTLSTPTDGERLVIIGITGTHRSAAAARLSVRLSEVDEHLRAAHGVGLIEVLTTTAPLRNRPSDLKREAVARDAVLAVAKDGRHANTAWYAEWLDGLRRDGTLTRVVRTGLPFEDVIRVLDALPAADEPIPVFADRVLEDTKALTDGPLRGLVLRAVATWQQAALPVDGERERALWESVGLVPDDLASQVLVLNVPATGGLVGRWLTEAAQAGLPMRVTLHQLRLAPLALTCGEVYVCENPAVLRAATTALGAKAPPLICTEGVPSVAVHTLLRAARGAGIRWRNDFDWAGVRLTAAALQRYPGAVPWRMAAADYLPAAGTGTALLGTPTQTPWDESLGEAMRRTGRAVMEERLLDRLIADLRAAGAR, encoded by the coding sequence ATGACCGACGGTCGCGGCGAACCGCCGTCGGACCGGTCCGCCGCACACCCGTCGCTCGTGCCGACCGGGCGGCACCGGCCGGACGGTCCGGCGGATCTCGTGGATCAGCCCGGCTGGCGGCGGTTGCTGGCGGCCGCCCGGCGCAGCATCGAACGCACCGGTGGCAGGCTCGACACCACCGTGACGCTTTCCACCCCCACCGACGGCGAACGCCTCGTGATCATCGGCATCACCGGCACCCACCGCTCCGCCGCTGCGGCCCGTCTCAGCGTCCGACTCAGCGAGGTGGACGAGCACCTACGCGCCGCGCACGGAGTCGGCCTGATCGAGGTGCTCACCACGACGGCCCCGCTGCGCAACCGACCGTCCGACCTCAAACGCGAGGCCGTGGCCCGCGACGCCGTCCTCGCAGTGGCCAAAGACGGCCGGCATGCCAACACCGCATGGTACGCCGAATGGCTCGACGGCCTGCGCCGCGACGGCACCCTGACCCGCGTCGTCCGCACCGGACTGCCGTTCGAGGACGTGATCCGCGTCCTGGACGCGCTGCCCGCGGCCGACGAGCCGATACCGGTCTTCGCCGACCGGGTGCTGGAGGACACGAAGGCCCTCACCGACGGGCCGCTGCGGGGGCTCGTCCTCCGTGCCGTCGCCACCTGGCAGCAGGCGGCGCTCCCGGTCGACGGTGAGCGGGAACGGGCGTTGTGGGAATCAGTCGGTCTGGTCCCGGACGATCTCGCCAGCCAGGTACTGGTGCTCAACGTACCGGCCACCGGCGGGCTGGTCGGGCGGTGGCTGACGGAGGCTGCGCAGGCGGGCCTGCCGATGCGAGTCACCCTGCACCAACTACGCCTGGCACCGCTGGCCCTGACCTGCGGCGAAGTTTACGTCTGCGAGAACCCCGCCGTGCTGCGCGCGGCCACCACCGCGCTCGGTGCCAAAGCCCCGCCGCTGATCTGCACCGAAGGGGTGCCGTCGGTCGCCGTTCACACGCTGCTGCGTGCCGCTCGGGGAGCGGGGATCCGGTGGCGCAACGACTTCGACTGGGCCGGCGTACGACTGACGGCGGCGGCTCTCCAGCGGTATCCGGGCGCGGTCCCGTGGCGGATGGCCGCGGCTGACTACCTGCCGGCGGCGGGCACCGGTACGGCACTGCTCGGTACGCCCACCCAAACGCCGTGGGACGAGTCGCTGGGCGAGGCGATGCGGCGCACCGGCCGAGCGGTGATGGAGGAACGGCTGCTCGACCGGCTCATCGCCGACCTACGCGCGGCCGGAGCCAGATAG
- a CDS encoding TIGR02680 family protein — protein MIEQRAVCRFAPTRAGIINLWDYRDEEFSFVDGWLVLRGPNGSGKTKALEVLFPFVLDGRIEPRRLNPFASEDRTMKSNLLYRGQEVTHAYVWMEFGDGEQYVTVGIGLRAHRHVDRVTRWHFVVDGRVGVDFSLLDADDRPLTRRDLIDRLGADAVRDSAEDYRQLVDARLFGLGPARYEQLLDLVLTLRKPQLAKDLNPVELSRTLQRGLRPVEDHLLVEAARSFDDMEAVARTLEGLVAADGATVAFLTVYSTYLRTHARAAADALAARRDAVASRSTALDDARHAADAAAEAESAAGQRLRAVEGEPGRLRAHLDSLKASAAYQSHEQLADLQRHVRDLAEAAGRADEAVVAEESAVARRRTESERATVAARDTRTAADRLADDLLLDAEAAGITWSADDAAPDDLAARITARAAGRRDDVRAVRAQVARHDQADRDHARAAADAAGATAAAADAEQAERRAEEAVAQARARLRAQLKQWEQGNAGLLADIARPDLAAGLSAAVGTTGEPGARTLREVYAEATAAAVAQRRDRLAALAAQRAALADGRAEVAAERDRIAAEHDDAPPVPVTRPAPRAGRPGAPLWRLVRFADGVTGADAAAVEAALHAAGLLDAWLHPDPGTATTALAGDDLDGYLLPLPPHRRPTGATLADVLAPEEQDDVPAARIIEVLTSVALADVTTPNAAPVIGVDGRYAQGIAAGRFAKTACEYIGATARATRRAARVTECERLLVVIDADLGAVDRERTSGEALLAAVDAAAAQLPAPAPVHTALRELDRAAATLRALQEASAAAAARLDQALAERAAAAAALRRSAAERSLPVDRLDDTAEAVSRFEKRGVRLEGARTAAMRAAEQEDQAWQRHDEAVDRFTAAAETARTARARHQEKAEAYRTLRDSVGADAEQVLADVARTADAIVEAEQAVEQARTALGAAREQRVAALTRVELGEQALTAAVAEAQHDAQRLRPYAQPDLLGLLRCPTDLRWPAQTPDDELHPQVAALHEAILAATRELSPTETSLKQSATRLTGALTDLQAQLPAAGLDHRPEWDTDDGVIVVRVADEQGLTPVAHFADRIARERRDQEQLLTDSEQRVLEDALLGQLARQIHHRTIEARDLVAAMDSQMRARRMSSGLTVGVGWRLADDLDAEQRDVCKLLERDPARLGPAQLTAMRRHFAARIKTARASAPERPYRELLGDVLDYRQWRTFAFTLHRPGGGTEALTRARHSQLSGGEQSVSLHLPLFAAANALFGSARPDAPRLLGLDEAFAGVDDTGRGELMALAKQFDLDLFMTGYDLWATHPAVSGAAHYDLSHSAVENAVSTVLLVWDGSTNIADFDGTLARALGSPETRRAPGDPDETDRSGVLLDLTDE, from the coding sequence GTGATCGAGCAACGCGCCGTCTGCCGGTTCGCCCCCACCCGGGCCGGGATCATCAACCTGTGGGACTACCGGGACGAGGAGTTCAGCTTCGTCGACGGGTGGCTGGTGCTGCGCGGGCCCAACGGATCTGGCAAGACCAAGGCGCTGGAGGTGCTGTTCCCGTTCGTTCTCGACGGGCGGATCGAACCGCGCCGGCTCAACCCGTTCGCCAGCGAGGACCGGACGATGAAGTCGAACCTGCTCTACCGGGGGCAGGAGGTCACCCACGCGTACGTGTGGATGGAGTTCGGCGATGGCGAGCAGTACGTGACCGTCGGCATCGGGTTGCGGGCGCACCGGCACGTCGACCGGGTCACCCGCTGGCACTTCGTCGTCGACGGCCGGGTGGGGGTGGACTTCTCCCTGCTGGACGCCGACGACCGGCCGCTGACCCGCCGCGACCTGATCGACCGCTTGGGCGCCGACGCGGTGCGGGACTCCGCAGAGGACTACCGCCAGCTCGTCGACGCCCGGCTGTTCGGCCTCGGCCCGGCCCGCTACGAGCAACTGCTGGATCTGGTGCTGACCCTGCGTAAGCCGCAGCTGGCCAAAGACCTGAACCCGGTCGAGCTGTCCCGCACGCTGCAACGGGGGCTGCGTCCGGTCGAGGACCACCTGCTGGTGGAGGCCGCCCGCTCGTTCGACGACATGGAGGCGGTCGCCCGTACCCTCGAAGGGCTGGTGGCGGCGGACGGTGCCACGGTCGCGTTCCTGACGGTGTACTCGACCTACCTGCGGACCCACGCGCGGGCCGCCGCCGACGCCCTGGCCGCCCGCCGCGACGCGGTCGCCAGCCGGTCGACCGCACTCGATGACGCCCGTCACGCGGCCGACGCGGCGGCGGAGGCGGAGTCCGCGGCGGGTCAGCGGCTACGGGCTGTCGAGGGCGAGCCCGGACGGCTCCGCGCCCACCTGGACAGCCTGAAGGCCTCGGCGGCGTACCAGTCCCACGAGCAGCTCGCCGACCTGCAACGGCACGTGCGGGACCTGGCCGAGGCTGCCGGGCGGGCCGACGAGGCCGTCGTCGCCGAGGAGAGCGCGGTGGCGCGGCGGCGTACCGAATCAGAACGGGCGACGGTCGCGGCTCGGGACACGCGGACGGCGGCCGACCGGCTCGCCGACGATCTCCTGCTCGACGCCGAGGCAGCCGGGATCACCTGGAGCGCCGACGACGCCGCCCCGGACGACCTGGCGGCCCGGATCACCGCGCGGGCCGCCGGCCGCCGCGACGACGTGCGCGCCGTCCGCGCACAGGTGGCGCGGCACGACCAGGCCGACCGGGACCACGCCCGGGCCGCCGCCGACGCCGCCGGCGCCACGGCCGCCGCCGCCGACGCCGAGCAGGCCGAGCGGCGCGCCGAGGAGGCCGTCGCGCAGGCCCGCGCCCGGCTGCGCGCCCAGCTGAAGCAGTGGGAGCAGGGCAACGCCGGGCTGCTGGCTGACATCGCGCGCCCGGACCTGGCCGCCGGGCTGAGCGCCGCCGTGGGCACCACTGGCGAGCCGGGCGCGCGGACCCTGCGCGAGGTGTACGCCGAGGCGACGGCCGCCGCGGTGGCACAGCGGCGGGACCGGCTCGCGGCGCTGGCGGCGCAGCGCGCGGCGCTGGCCGACGGGCGGGCCGAGGTGGCCGCCGAACGGGACCGGATCGCCGCCGAGCACGACGACGCGCCACCCGTTCCGGTGACCCGGCCGGCGCCACGTGCCGGCCGGCCAGGCGCGCCGCTGTGGCGGCTGGTCCGTTTCGCCGACGGGGTGACCGGCGCGGACGCGGCGGCCGTCGAGGCGGCGCTGCACGCGGCCGGGCTACTGGACGCCTGGCTGCACCCCGACCCCGGGACGGCGACGACCGCGCTGGCCGGCGACGACCTCGACGGCTACCTGCTGCCACTGCCGCCGCACCGGCGGCCCACCGGGGCCACCCTCGCCGACGTGCTGGCCCCCGAGGAACAGGACGACGTGCCCGCCGCGCGGATCATCGAGGTGCTCACCTCGGTGGCGCTGGCCGACGTGACCACACCCAACGCCGCGCCGGTCATCGGCGTGGACGGCCGGTACGCCCAGGGCATCGCAGCCGGCCGGTTCGCCAAGACCGCCTGCGAGTACATCGGCGCGACCGCCCGGGCCACCCGACGCGCCGCCCGGGTCACCGAGTGCGAGCGGCTGCTGGTCGTCATCGATGCCGACCTCGGCGCGGTGGACCGCGAGCGGACGTCCGGCGAGGCGCTGCTGGCGGCGGTGGACGCGGCCGCTGCGCAACTGCCGGCCCCCGCGCCGGTCCACACGGCGCTGCGTGAGCTGGACCGGGCGGCCGCAACGCTGCGCGCCCTTCAGGAGGCCAGTGCGGCCGCCGCCGCCCGCCTCGACCAGGCCCTGGCCGAGCGGGCCGCCGCTGCGGCCGCGCTGCGCCGGAGCGCGGCGGAGCGGTCGCTGCCGGTCGACCGGCTCGATGACACCGCCGAAGCGGTGAGCCGCTTCGAGAAGCGAGGCGTACGCCTGGAGGGCGCGCGGACAGCCGCCATGCGCGCCGCCGAGCAGGAGGACCAGGCCTGGCAGCGCCACGACGAGGCCGTCGACCGGTTCACCGCCGCAGCGGAGACCGCACGCACCGCCCGCGCGCGGCACCAGGAGAAGGCGGAGGCGTACCGGACGTTGCGCGACAGCGTGGGCGCCGACGCGGAACAGGTGCTGGCTGACGTGGCCCGGACCGCCGACGCGATCGTCGAAGCGGAGCAGGCCGTCGAGCAGGCCCGTACCGCACTCGGCGCCGCCCGGGAGCAGCGGGTCGCCGCGCTGACCCGGGTGGAACTGGGGGAGCAGGCCCTGACTGCCGCCGTCGCCGAGGCGCAGCACGACGCCCAGCGGCTACGCCCGTACGCCCAGCCGGACCTGCTGGGCCTGTTGCGCTGCCCCACCGACCTACGCTGGCCGGCGCAGACCCCGGACGACGAATTGCATCCGCAGGTGGCAGCCCTGCACGAGGCGATCCTCGCCGCCACCCGGGAGCTGAGCCCCACCGAGACGTCGCTGAAGCAGAGCGCCACCCGGCTCACCGGCGCGCTGACCGACCTGCAGGCGCAACTTCCCGCCGCCGGCCTCGACCACCGGCCCGAGTGGGACACCGACGACGGGGTGATCGTGGTCCGGGTCGCCGACGAGCAGGGCCTCACCCCCGTCGCCCACTTCGCCGACCGGATCGCCCGCGAGCGTCGCGACCAGGAGCAACTACTGACCGACTCCGAGCAGCGGGTGCTGGAGGACGCCCTGCTCGGGCAACTCGCCCGGCAGATCCACCACCGCACCATCGAGGCCCGCGACCTGGTGGCGGCGATGGACAGCCAGATGCGCGCCCGGCGCATGTCTTCGGGGCTCACCGTCGGCGTCGGCTGGCGGCTCGCCGACGACCTCGACGCCGAGCAACGCGACGTGTGCAAGCTCCTCGAACGCGACCCGGCCCGGCTCGGGCCGGCCCAGCTCACCGCCATGCGCCGGCACTTCGCCGCCCGGATCAAGACGGCGCGGGCCAGCGCGCCCGAACGGCCCTACCGGGAACTGCTCGGCGACGTCCTCGACTACCGGCAGTGGCGGACGTTCGCATTCACCCTGCACCGGCCCGGCGGCGGGACAGAGGCGCTGACCCGGGCCCGGCACAGCCAGCTCTCTGGCGGCGAACAGTCGGTCTCCCTGCACCTGCCGCTGTTCGCCGCCGCCAACGCCCTGTTCGGCTCGGCGCGACCAGATGCACCCCGGCTGCTCGGCCTCGACGAGGCGTTCGCCGGCGTGGACGACACCGGCCGGGGTGAGCTGATGGCGCTGGCGAAACAGTTCGACCTGGACCTGTTCATGACCGGCTACGACCTCTGGGCCACCCACCCGGCGGTCAGCGGCGCCGCCCACTACGACCTGTCGCACTCCGCCGTGGAAAACGCCGTGTCCACCGTGCTGCTGGTCTGGGACGGCTCGACCAACATCGCCGACTTCGACGGAACCCTGGCCCGGGCGCTCGGTTCCCCGGAGACCCGCCGCGCCCCCGGTGATCCGGACGAAACCGACCGGAGCGGCGTCCTGCTCGACCTCACAGACGAATGA
- a CDS encoding TIGR02678 family protein produces the protein MTAEAGAPRSAAHRFAVDVPELELADYQRAVRLVLRHPLITATWPDERALPRVRRFSPTLRRDLAEAFGYRLELHGSTARLVRAQDRLDGTQPAVSRTGRPFDRQRYAYLSLCLAVLGRAGIQITLSELADSVADAANRITGLGLDPDHGPDRRAFVDAVGWLEERGVLRLADGSSAAWASDPGAGEALYDVARDVVFALFRPARVLQHIDSVSALLDRAVSSSGNAERRQAAQAAQAARRAVVESPVVYHADVEPAVANHLRGSALATDLARLTGLRVERRAEGVLLVDTAGFTAERFPGTGSVAQAAVLLAVEMADRVADPDGRRVKRLPPPDGHARQQALASHIDAGLPTATLVRLGDAGPDEPWTAEDRGDHDEADGAGRLPFITDSFLRTAVGEILQRYGTAFGAQWHTDPDRLRFEAVALLERFGAVTAAPGGVLVRPLVGRYRHTVAKVKPRATTETLF, from the coding sequence GTGACCGCGGAGGCGGGGGCGCCGCGGTCGGCGGCGCACCGGTTCGCCGTCGACGTCCCGGAATTGGAGTTGGCGGACTACCAGCGGGCGGTCCGGTTGGTCCTGCGTCACCCGCTGATCACGGCGACCTGGCCCGACGAGCGGGCACTGCCCCGGGTACGGCGGTTCTCCCCCACCCTGCGCCGGGATCTCGCCGAGGCGTTCGGCTACCGACTGGAGCTGCACGGTTCCACGGCCCGGCTGGTGCGGGCGCAGGACCGGCTCGACGGCACCCAGCCGGCGGTGTCGCGCACCGGGCGGCCGTTCGACCGGCAGCGCTACGCGTACCTGTCGTTGTGCCTGGCGGTGCTGGGCCGCGCCGGGATCCAGATCACCCTCAGCGAGTTGGCCGACTCGGTGGCCGACGCCGCGAACCGCATCACCGGCCTGGGGTTGGATCCCGACCATGGCCCGGACCGGCGCGCGTTCGTGGACGCGGTCGGCTGGCTGGAGGAGCGGGGCGTGCTCCGGCTGGCCGACGGCTCCAGCGCCGCCTGGGCCAGTGACCCGGGGGCCGGGGAGGCGCTGTACGACGTGGCGCGGGACGTGGTGTTCGCGCTGTTCCGGCCGGCCCGGGTGCTGCAGCACATCGACTCGGTGTCGGCGCTGCTGGACAGGGCGGTGAGCAGCAGCGGCAACGCCGAGCGCCGGCAGGCGGCCCAGGCGGCCCAGGCGGCCCGGCGAGCGGTGGTGGAGTCACCGGTCGTCTACCACGCCGACGTCGAACCGGCGGTCGCCAACCATCTGCGCGGCTCTGCACTCGCCACCGATCTGGCCCGGCTGACCGGGCTGCGGGTGGAACGGCGGGCCGAGGGCGTGCTGCTGGTGGACACCGCCGGGTTCACCGCGGAGCGATTCCCGGGCACCGGCTCGGTGGCGCAGGCCGCGGTGCTACTGGCGGTGGAGATGGCCGACCGGGTGGCGGATCCCGACGGCCGCCGGGTCAAGCGGCTGCCCCCGCCCGACGGGCACGCCCGGCAGCAGGCGTTGGCGAGTCACATCGACGCCGGCCTGCCGACGGCCACCCTGGTACGCCTCGGCGACGCCGGTCCGGACGAGCCGTGGACCGCCGAGGACCGGGGTGACCACGACGAGGCCGACGGTGCCGGCCGGTTGCCGTTCATCACCGACAGCTTCCTGCGTACCGCCGTCGGGGAAATCCTCCAGCGGTACGGGACCGCGTTCGGGGCCCAGTGGCACACCGACCCGGACCGGCTGCGATTCGAGGCGGTCGCGCTGCTGGAACGCTTCGGCGCGGTCACCGCCGCGCCGGGCGGGGTGCTCGTCCGGCCGCTGGTGGGGCGGTACCGCCACACCGTTGCCAAGGTCAAGCCCCGCGCCACCACCGAAACCCTGTTCTGA
- a CDS encoding TIGR02677 family protein has protein sequence MTAQPSRPTFGLDDFALDDRMRLFGYVTAENRFAYLWLLRAFDSARSSYHVVLHTSDVAAALATLHEADADCPDPARLELPRLLDALVEWGVLDRGQDGSRATTLAEYRNRHSVYQFTEAGYRAHRAVEAVLSASMDDSTLSRLVFADLLADLNALAAANEAGDAEEVYRKFNRLDRALADIAERAARFYHMLGDLGRTNDVRPEVFLAHKDALLAHLRDFHDELQRYTPRLRAAVHEVEATGLDRLIEAAAEADERLFHTPVQRLEDWRRRWAGLRSWLAPPGPEQPSEADRLSDATIAAIGDVLALLRRVTEARRGGVSRESQLRHLAAWFTRTGTQEAAHALFDAVFGLGAPRHVGVAHPDPEAIASRLSWWEAPAVELSRTLVTTGRSPGQGRGRPARLDRVDERRHRLRGDQLARERRLADAATALADVGVDDHQLDRSQTQVLLRLLDIALAARVGGRAGVPLAAAAHGVRLTLTPTPGRFTTVRTAEGRLHLDGYALTATAAQHTAVRRPELVPA, from the coding sequence ATGACGGCGCAGCCATCTCGACCGACGTTCGGGCTGGACGACTTCGCGCTGGACGACCGGATGCGGCTGTTCGGTTACGTGACGGCGGAGAACCGGTTCGCCTACCTGTGGCTGCTACGGGCGTTCGACTCGGCACGGTCCAGCTACCACGTGGTGCTGCACACCTCCGACGTGGCCGCGGCGCTGGCGACGTTGCACGAGGCGGACGCCGACTGCCCGGATCCGGCACGGCTGGAGCTGCCGCGGCTGCTCGACGCCCTGGTGGAGTGGGGGGTGCTCGACCGTGGACAGGACGGTTCGCGGGCCACGACGCTGGCGGAGTATCGCAACCGGCACTCGGTGTACCAGTTCACCGAGGCCGGGTACCGGGCTCACCGGGCGGTGGAGGCGGTGTTGTCGGCGAGCATGGACGACTCGACGTTGTCCCGGCTGGTCTTCGCCGACCTGTTGGCGGACCTCAACGCGCTCGCCGCGGCAAATGAGGCTGGGGACGCCGAGGAGGTCTACCGCAAATTCAACCGGCTGGACCGGGCGTTGGCCGACATCGCCGAGCGGGCGGCCCGCTTCTACCACATGCTGGGTGACCTGGGGCGGACCAACGACGTGCGGCCGGAGGTGTTCCTCGCGCACAAGGACGCGCTGCTGGCTCATCTGCGGGACTTCCACGACGAGTTGCAGCGGTACACTCCCCGGCTGCGCGCGGCCGTGCACGAGGTCGAGGCGACCGGCCTGGACCGACTGATCGAGGCCGCCGCCGAGGCCGACGAGCGGCTGTTCCACACCCCCGTGCAGCGGCTGGAGGACTGGCGGCGGCGCTGGGCTGGGTTGCGGTCCTGGTTGGCGCCGCCGGGCCCGGAGCAGCCCAGCGAGGCGGACCGGTTGTCGGACGCGACCATCGCCGCGATCGGTGACGTCCTGGCCCTGCTGCGCCGAGTCACCGAGGCGCGTCGCGGTGGGGTGAGCCGGGAGTCGCAGTTGCGGCACCTGGCCGCGTGGTTCACCCGAACCGGCACCCAGGAGGCCGCGCACGCCCTGTTCGACGCCGTCTTCGGCCTCGGTGCTCCCCGCCACGTCGGCGTGGCGCACCCGGATCCGGAGGCGATCGCCAGCCGGCTGTCGTGGTGGGAGGCACCGGCGGTGGAGCTGTCCCGAACCCTGGTGACCACCGGCCGGTCACCGGGGCAGGGCCGGGGTCGACCGGCCCGGCTGGACCGGGTCGACGAGCGCCGGCACAGGTTGCGCGGCGATCAGCTCGCCCGGGAGCGCCGGTTGGCCGACGCGGCGACGGCGCTGGCCGACGTGGGCGTGGACGATCACCAGTTGGACCGGTCGCAGACCCAGGTCCTGCTGCGCCTGCTCGACATCGCACTCGCCGCCCGGGTGGGTGGCAGAGCCGGGGTGCCGCTGGCGGCCGCCGCGCACGGCGTCCGGCTGACCCTCACCCCGACGCCGGGCCGGTTCACCACGGTGCGCACCGCCGAGGGCCGGCTGCATCTGGACGGGTACGCGTTGACGGCCACCGCCGCGCAGCACACCGCGGTCCGCCGTCCCGAGTTGGTGCCGGCGTGA
- a CDS encoding transposase family protein produces the protein MTLLGAGFGISRATAYRYRDEGIAVLAAQAQDLHAALRRVADDGWSHVILDGKLFDCDRLTETTLSVKGETIDAWYSGKHRDFGANIQAIIRPDGLPIWTSAAMPGHLHDTSCARELGVTATLSLSA, from the coding sequence GTGACCCTGCTCGGCGCCGGGTTCGGCATCTCCCGAGCGACCGCGTACCGCTACCGCGACGAGGGCATCGCCGTGCTCGCCGCGCAGGCGCAGGATCTGCACGCCGCGCTGCGTCGAGTCGCCGACGACGGCTGGTCCCACGTGATCCTCGACGGCAAGCTGTTCGACTGCGACCGGCTCACCGAGACCACCCTGTCCGTGAAGGGCGAGACCATCGACGCCTGGTACTCCGGAAAGCACCGAGACTTCGGCGCGAACATCCAAGCGATCATCCGCCCGGACGGGCTGCCGATCTGGACATCGGCGGCGATGCCCGGGCACCTGCACGACACCAGCTGCGCCCGCGAACTCGGGGTGACCGCCACACTGAGCCTTTCCGCGTAA
- a CDS encoding HARBI1 family protein yields MSVTYTAELSVREETVLFLSGLLHGQRQRLGTRSGTRSLSCLKQAILVIRWFLDGTRVKQLAIDNQVSSSTGYAYLHEGIRVLAAHAPGLESVLLAAKMAGYAHVNIDGTLIETDRCRTPGPTPGVDLWWSGKHDNHGGNVQVITAPDGWPLWTSPVRPGREHDTTALREHGILPLLTAWTNDQRRVLGDLGYEGEADTITTAFKKPRNGTCTDVQQQFNKAHNGVRAIGERGNSLLKTTFKALRNVSLCPWNIGRITAAALVLLHVEHNRTT; encoded by the coding sequence ATGAGTGTCACATACACCGCCGAGCTGTCCGTGCGCGAGGAGACCGTGTTGTTCCTGTCCGGGCTTCTGCATGGGCAACGGCAGCGGCTCGGGACCCGTTCCGGGACGCGGTCGCTGAGCTGCCTTAAGCAGGCGATCCTGGTGATCCGCTGGTTCCTCGACGGCACTCGGGTCAAGCAGTTGGCCATCGACAACCAGGTCAGCTCGTCGACCGGCTACGCCTACCTGCACGAGGGCATCCGGGTCCTCGCCGCGCACGCGCCGGGCCTGGAATCGGTGCTGTTGGCGGCGAAGATGGCCGGCTACGCCCACGTGAACATCGACGGGACCCTGATCGAGACCGACCGGTGCCGCACACCGGGGCCGACGCCGGGAGTGGACCTCTGGTGGTCCGGCAAACACGACAACCACGGCGGTAACGTGCAGGTCATCACCGCCCCGGACGGGTGGCCGCTGTGGACCTCACCAGTGCGTCCCGGCCGGGAACATGACACGACCGCCCTGCGCGAACACGGCATCCTGCCCCTGCTGACCGCCTGGACCAACGACCAGCGGCGGGTTCTCGGCGACCTTGGCTACGAAGGCGAAGCCGACACGATCACGACCGCGTTCAAGAAGCCGCGCAACGGCACCTGCACCGACGTGCAGCAGCAGTTCAACAAGGCCCACAACGGTGTCCGCGCCATCGGCGAACGCGGAAACTCCCTGCTCAAGACCACCTTCAAAGCGCTGCGCAACGTCAGCCTGTGCCCGTGGAACATCGGCAGGATCACCGCGGCGGCCCTCGTGCTCCTGCACGTCGAGCACAACCGCACAACCTGA